A window of Apium graveolens cultivar Ventura chromosome 8, ASM990537v1, whole genome shotgun sequence contains these coding sequences:
- the LOC141679120 gene encoding uncharacterized protein LOC141679120, whose translation MENHHPEHEQLYFHNGEYQVQGEHESGIPPGYRFVPDDIQLIDDYLKVIVDNPELGGVNDLIFTVNLYGSSPDELTAAHQEQCENTWYFFTKRIRKYPNGIRPDRAAGDGYWKQTNVVSPIFRAGENNKEVKIGRKITLDYLCKRDGSEKDGARTDWKMTEYRLDGVNLLKNHSSSEFDEWCLCRLYKSKNAKKTEEDDPQENLAMEVEPNAVAELIVPQEPNAGALLIVAQEHNGHVAGEQHNNFVGQSTAAPFGGQNIGAQEHNGHVAGALRNNFAGQSTAAPFGGQNIVAQQQYNGQNAGGPGNNAVWNPNNSNYMENGTTSSMNGFHYCTDALNDHQDMFPQPLRSLPPNGFPTSSNYNTSQSSSDIPDYDATNEWDFDYPSSLFPGNGQSSFDIDFTFDDFDL comes from the exons ATGGAGAATCATCACCCCGAACACGAACAACTGTACTTCCATAATGGTGAATATCAAGTACAGGGAGAACATGAGTCTGGCATTCCACCAGGCTACAGGTTTGTTCCTGACGACATCCAGTTAATCGACGATTACTTGAAAGTAATCGTCGATAACCCGGAATTAGGTGGAGTTAATGACTTAATTTTTACTGTTAATCTCTATGGCTCCAGTCCGGATGAACTTACTG cagcGCACCAGGAGCAATGTGAGAACACCTGGTACTTCTTTACCAAGCGGATCCGAAAGTATCCGAACGGAATTCGCCCTGATCGGGCAGCCGGTGATGGTTACTGGAAGCAAACAAATGTTGTTAGTCCAATTTTTCGAGCTGGTGAAAATAATAAGGAAGTTAAAATCGGTAGAAAAATCACGCTTGATTATTTATGTAAGAGAGATGGCTCGGAGAAGGATGGTGCTCGCACTGATTGGAAAATGACTGAGTATAGATTGGATGGTGTGAATCTTTTAAAAAACCACAGTAGCTCTGAG TTCGACGAATGGTGCCTATGCAGACTATATAAAAGCAAGAAtgctaagaaaactgaggaagaCGATCCACAAGAGAATCTAGCGATGGAAGTAGAGCCAAACGCAGTTGCAGAGTTGATTGTTCCACAAGAACCAAACGCAGGTGCATTGTTGATTGTCGCACAAGAACATAATGGACATGTTGCAGGTGAACAACATAACAATTTTGTTGGCCAAAGCACAGCAGCACCATTCGGTGGCCAAAATATTGGCGCACAAGAACATAATGGACATGTTGCAGGTGCACTACGTAACAATTTTGCAGGGCAAAGCACAGCAGCACCATTCGGTGGCCAAAATATTGTCGCGCAACAGCAATATAATGGACAGAATGCAGGAGGGCCTGGCAACAATGCTGTTTGGAACCCGAATAACTCAAATTATATGGAAAATGGTACCACTAGTTCAATGAATGGGTTTCATTACTGTACTGATGCTCTGAATGATCATCAAGATATGTTTCCTCAGCCGTTAAGGAGTTTACCTCCCAATGGATTTCCTACATCGTCCAACTACAACACCAGCCAAAGTTCTTCAGACATTCCTGACTATGATGCTACAAATGAGTGGGATTTCGATTATCCATCCTCGTTATTCCCTGGCAATGGACAGTCCAGTTTCGATATAGATTTCACATTCGATGATTTTGATTTGTAA